TCGCAATACAACATAACCAGCCTCAGTGCACTGGGAAATGGCCTCCTATGAGCCTTGCGCTCTTTCCGTCAACACAATTATGGCAATAAATATTTGCGGCCCAGCTGTACGAATCGTGCGCAGTGTCGCCTGAAGCTTGTTTCTAGTAACGTCCATAGAATCGAATGGGGCTTACCTGTGAGTCAAGGTGCGCGGGGAAAACCCAACACAGCAAGCAGGCTTATTGGTAATAAATGTGTTTCAATGACCTGACGGCTGCCCTGTGCTTCTTTTCTGGGTGGAAATGAGTctctctatacttctattgatgcagcctggaatcacattggctttttaaaaccattttccctttttttctctttatcttTTGAATCCTATGTTGGGGAAAAAGAGCAAGatatcaattaaaaataataataaacaaacaagacATTAAAATTCACCTCATTCCTCTTACACATTTTCCAGACCTTCATTCCCTCCAAACAAACTCCATGTCCCCCAATTTTCACCTTTTTGCCTCCTATATTACGTCAAGTgggcaattaaaaagattgtatgtatagcgctgtgtaaatttatagtgctttataaataaaggttaataataataataataattctccctTTCCTTCGCATATACAACTTCCCTTATTCctaatttattccatttatgATGTtaccaagtttttttaaaataaaacccccTCGTGCCTCATTCCTGCCCTTTTGTGCCTCAGCCTCAAAGTGCTTTAAGTTCTCTATTTCTCCTCAGGTCCAAAATATACACTccatagctttaactgccctggctcagtgctagggaatcctgggaattgtagtttggggtggcaccagagctctctttctgacagagaaggctcaatgtctcacaaaactccagttcccagaatcccctatcattgagccaggggcagttaaagcggtctcaaactgggttatttctgcagtgtgtttgggacagTTTCTGagattttagtccaaaacacactccctttttttttcctcttccaacCTTTTATTTTACTCAGGTGCTCCTTGAgttgtttattattgttgttgttgttattcatcaTATCTTATTATTTTTAGGCTTTCCTCCCTTGGGGAAAACAAAACACCTCACACACTTAGAGCTTTCTTTTACCTCACAGAGTTACTCCAAACCCTTCAGCACTTTGAAATCTCCTCAGGTGCTtcataatatactgtatataatttaagtctgaggctttcaaaaagatatctatctatctatctatctatctatctatctatctatctatctatctatctatctatctatctatcgcctCTGGCTTAAATTTCAATGCTTAAAATTCACTTTTTCTCCTcagcttctcctcttcttccctctccctcaaGTATATCTTTATTAGTTTATACCACAAGCAATAAATAACACAACCCTTcagtacaataacaacaacaacagagttatTGCAAACCCTTCAGTGCCTTGAAAATCTCCTCAggtgcttctttttaaaataaaacccccTCTGTCTCACCCCTCATTTCCCGCCCTTTTTGAAGGCTTCAGCCTTACATTAAAGCCcttcatatattaaaaaaaaaaaacccttcacaaTATAACACAAATGTGGCACATATCTTATTCAGGTGCCTCCCCtctcagatattattattattattattattattattattattattattattattattaatcatcattatattttgggactttttctgtacaaaatttgcacatagttgatgtatgtatgtatatgaaagAATCTACATTTCAGGACTTACTctgtataaaatttgcacatcattctcaaatatatatatatacacacacacacatttgcatttGGAACTTTTTCTGTACAAATTTGCacacttctctctctcacacacatatatatgaatctttgcatttcaggactcATTCTGTACtcaggacttattttgcacattgttctctcatacacacacacacacacacacacacacacacacatgcatgtttgCATTTGGGACTTTTTCTGTACTAAATTTGCACATTGTTCATGTATatatgaattgtgtgtgtgtgtgtgtgtgtgtgtgagaacaaTGTACAAATTTTGTACTGATTCCATACTCCTACTACCAGCATCCCtctgttatattatattatggcaaaccccctctgaagaaacttgccaagaaaaccccatgatgcattggaaacaacttgaaggcacgcaacaacaacaacattttatagaTGTTGTTCCTATATAGAGGCCCTATACTCTTTGGCTCAGAAATCCCAATTGTGTTTCTGTGTATGGATACTTAAAGAGAAAAGTACTTTGTACATGTCCTGGGGCACAGGGCTTACTCCTTGCACAgctgaaaactacaaatccctgactCACTGGTCAAACTGGTCTAGCTATTCATCTCTCCTGGCCCAGCCCAGGAGGAAATGGAACTGGACTGGCCATACTGGTTTCCACCTCCTAGCTGCAACAAAAGCAGCTCCCAGTAAGTCCCAGCAGCTGAATGTGGTGATCTGGCACCATCTAGTGGAGCTACTGGTAATTTCACACTGGGGCGAATTTCAGCATTCaagagagattaaagagcatttaaagcatcccgcaaataaagtgaaaatgtcGAGTCATTgagcaaatgattatcacatgcaattgtgcaaataaagtaaCATCGGTAATTCATTGTTgctaaaatcctgaaagtaaaaagatgcgcataAATGCTCCTTTAATGTGGCCACTTTTAATGGCTTTGCAAAGTAACCTTTTTAGGATCATGGCTCCCAGATTTTGATCAGGCAACCACATccattggactgcaagtcccagcatggGCAGGGTCTCCAAAATCCCTCTGGATAAGGATTCCGCaatgactgcaattcccagaatctcttacCCAGTATTGTCAACAGACTCCCCCAAAATCTTTATGGACTCTTTGCAAAAGATCCCtggttctcaacatcctttttgaattatgatgaccagaactggacacaaggcCAAAGCATAGACTcataatgttgagttggaatctcttttcctggagcttgcatccattgctccattgtgtgctattctctggagcagcagaaagcaagtttgctccatcctcaatatgacaccccttgaaatatttaaacatatcataactatcatatcacctctgaatcgtctcttctccaggctaaacatacccaggatCTCCCCAAGTCTCTTCTtgtagggctttatggtttccaggcccttcatcattttgctcagtttcctctggacatgctccagcttgtccacttcTTGAATTGTTTTGTTCAGAACTGgacagtgttattccaggtgaggcttgaccaaagcagaatagacttcCCTGGACACGTCAAAAAGAAGAATAAATCCACCCATCTTTGAGCGCATGAGACCTCGAAGCCCAGGACTGGTGCGCTTTGCCCCATCATCAGCCATTCTGTNNNNNNNNNNCGCACGTCAGTTGCCTCTGGCCGTTCGCCAGGTTCCGGAACAGCTTCTCCGGAGCAAGATGGCCACCATGTTGGCCAACATAGTGACCAGGAGCACCCTCCTCAGCGCATTGGAGGAGAAGCGAAGGCACCAGATGAAGGTTTGTATGCCTGTGTCGGGTTGCGCCGCAAAATGTACAATGTTAAAAAAGAGGAcaaataaaagcttttttaaaaagcccactcTTATAATTaaagctccaaatggaggatattttgaagTTCCTCCTGAAATGTAGgatcatgtcctggaaaaggaggacagctggtTAGATggctgattgagtctatccatctggacttttggccttcctctctttctgctgccttctaccttttctagcattattgtcttttccattgattgatgccttctcatgatgtgaccaaagtatgatagcctcagttttgtcatcttggcttctagtgagatttctggcttgatctgctccaggaccgatttgtttgtctttttggccacctaTGACATCCTCatccctctcctccagcaccacatctcaaataaattgatttcccTCTTATCAGccttcttcgctgtccagcttttgcattcatacacagtgatggggaacacaatggtTTGGACGGTTCTGACTCCAAtggtcagttgtatatctttgccgTGCAGCTCTCCTAAAACAGGGGCCCATGGTTTGCTCATAGGACCTTCTGACATTTTCTTCCCCATGCAGAAATACCTGCTCCATCGCCTGTTCCTTGTGGCAATGTCCAGGGAAGAAACACAGGAGGGAGAGATCATAGGTACGATCCCAGTTTTGCCGAGATAACGTcatgctctccaacatttcacagatgaaaatggagactcgggtggccaagcaacatctgaatgtGGTCAAGAGGGAAATGGTTATGAAACAGTAAGGACACACCAACTAGGAAAGGGTGCAgtggttttgcttttgcctgaaccaacTGGGAAGGATGAGTTTATGCCCTCTCCTCTGTTCCCCCTCCCTTGACTGAGTTAATTATATGCTGTTAAttaaaaatgtcaggaataaactcttccagaacatggaccaaaaaccctacaaaatactATGCAATGACCTTTGCCTTTGGGGCATCATGCATCCCATAAAGGGCCAGGTAGCTGGGGAGTGACCCATTCCCAGGATGCATGCCATCAATGGACCCATGCCACAGTGggcacacaaaagggaaaaacacAACAGTCAAGGTTGCCCCACATCCTCCCCATTGATGCCCATCCTGGATCTGCATTTTGCCTGGCTGGTTTTTCACCCATCTTTCCTCTGCCAGCCTACCATGAGCAACTTTTCCAGAGGATCTACAAGTTCCACCTGGGAGAACCGGCCTCTGGGGTCCTGATCATCTATTCCAACTGCATCCTCCACATTATTGAGGTAGGTCTAAAAGAGACCAATGGTGCACCAAATAAAAAAGGGGAGACTGTGCTTTGCATTTGCACAGCAGAGGTTGTTGCAAATCCCAGCAAAATCCCTTGTAGGGGGCTGAGCCTTTGCAGCCTGAGACAATTTGCTGAATGGGACTCACTGGCGGATAAGTGCAGGATTATGGCCGCTGCGCTTCCATGCTCTTTTGTCCCCCACGCTATCATTTGGTAAGCCATCTTTGTAATGTGCATGGGATCAGTCCCTGCCATTGAAAGTCAAATCCAATTCCTCTCTGCATTTTACATTCAAAGGAGATTTCAGGGAGGTGCTGACCCTATTGGGGGGATAAGATTTGGCACAATGAGTATCTCCTTTACGGTTTAGGTTGCAACTTGGAGCAGTTTTCCTCCTCCGCCAAAAAAGGAAGTCACCAGTGGCTGCCACTCCATGGAGCTTTTGAAacaaattggattttaaaaatataaatccaaactgagagcagaaggagaagaaaataaataaataagaaagcagGGATGATCTTCTTAGGTTATGAATGTGAAGTGTATGTATTAATATAATCTGACTCATTATATTAATACATACACTTCACATTCCCATTTTCTTGGGACTGACATCTACAAAATTAGACTTCCATGTCCAGTATTTGTTGAGAGTTTGGTCCCAGAAACCCCCacttgtattttactgtatttaatgggacctgaacatccatggattttggtatctacggatgttcaagtcccattaaatacagtaaaacTGGTGTCCTTTATacatggtaaaatcaaggtttgctttttggaatttatatttttttcaatatttccaaaccgtggatggttgaatctgtaggtgaagaatctgtggatatggagggtcaactgtatagcCAAAGCCATAAGATCTGCCATAAATAAGACATTGTCCTCTCCTATGGCTCCTCTCCTGCCCTCTCAATACTTCAGGAGCAGATGGCCTGAGATTTACCAAAATGTTTCTGTCCCTGTCATggatttctgcttcttttcaggCCTCTAGTGGGACCATCTACCAAATCCTGAAGGACCTGGCCACCTTTGAAACCCAAGGCTCAGCGTAAGTGCTTAAAAAACAACTGCAACTTTCAATGAGAGCAGGCAGAGAACTTGCTGCATCTGTGGGCAGAGGTCTCTTAGTTTTGACAGAGGTGTGTCCCTCCAGACACAATCCTTGTTGTGTTTTGTGGCTCTCCTTTCAGGGCCCTGTTGCGAGATGTGAAGCTCCTTGTGATGTCCCACAACATCCCAACCCGTCTGTTCTCGCAGTGGTACTCCACCAAAGTGGACGCGCCCGTCTCCCTGGAAGACGTCACGCAGAGTCAGACCACGGAGGAGGTCATCACCGAGTGCTTGACCCTCAGCCTCAAACTGGGAGTCTACCTTGCAACCGTGAAGGTGAGGCATGGCTGGATTGATGTGGATTGCCTTTGAAAATGAATTtccccaatgataggtttgctatagggttgctgtaagtcagaaacaactcaactACAAACACCAAtatatctttgttgttgctgtgttgttgctgtcatttctgaatggggttttcttggcaagatttgttcagaggaggctagcctttgcctttccctgaggatgagagagtgtgacttcttgcccaagttcacccggtgggtttcatggccaagcagggaatcaaatgctttttttttggaGAAGCATTAATGCTCCCAAATAAACGCCAACAAAAAACATGCCTAGCAGATGCTGGAAAAATGCAGCCTTACCTGTTTGTTGCTCTTCCGCTTCCCTCTCTCTTTGTCTAGGTGGGCAACAAGGGCCTGACTGACTGCCTCCACTCAGTGGTCCCCGAACTTCTGATCCCAACGGAAGTCATTCGATGTCTGTGCCGGGCCAAAGAATGCTTGAGTCCCACAGAATTTCTCCAGATGTACAGCAAGCCTCTGCAGATAAGCATGGATTCAGGTATTGTTTCCCCATCAGAAAAGCACCACAGGCATTTGGGGCAGACCCCAAATTGAGGAACCTTGAGCTGAATGGGCATGAAGGACTCCATTCCTTTACTGCTGTTTTTGTTGGCATGGGGAAGGGGTTTGTAGCCCAAACTTGGGCTTCCTGGGAAATTGGGCTAGCTCCAGATCATTTCCTACCAGCAAACAAAGGGTATTTTATTTAGTAAGCCCTTTGGCTGTTTAAATGGCTGCTGCAGTAAAATCTTTTAAAGGTGGGCTGGGATGCAGCACTTACCTTTTGAGGTTTCAAATGCTTAGTGTTGACTAGTTTAATACAAGTTaactgcttgaatccatggataaagaatccatggataaggagggttgactgtactatTTTCCTGTGAAGTTAGTAAGTTGAAAGGCAAGGCGTCATAACAGAActggcaaaagaaagagaagaattgctggacaTAAGTGAACAGAGCTCTGGGCTTCTGTGTCTAAAGTGTGAAGGTAACAGTTTTTGTGTTTCTGATCTTCCCTTGCAGAAAAAGTGTGGCCCACTCCCACTCATATGCTTACCTGAAGTGCTCCAGAACGCCTTCCAAACTATGGGTCGAGTTACAGCAAGGATTATGGATCTGCCGTGGATGAGGGCGAAACTACAGAACCAGCCTGGGACTTATAAGTCCAGTAAACCTCCTCCGTCCGCACCAGCAAAGACATCAATAAAGCCCTTTGCAATGGCTGGAGTTACATGTTGCTTTGGTTTTTCATCTACACAAAGGAAGGTTCTGCAAGGTTCAGAGTGCTCAGCAGTAGGTTCAATTTGCACATAacagcaaaccatggtttgtgtTAACTCTAGTTTACTGCTAGAGTGCAAAGATAAAGCCaggttagtctgcagaatcagtatgtagagatcttgtaacatgtttgagactatctgaaagaacgaagtgggcagcatgagcttttgtagattaaagtctacttcctcagataagcAATGCTTTGCACAGAAAGTAAAAAGAAACCGTGGGTTGCTTTCCCCATTTCTAGTTTTTCTCTTGCCCCTTCTGTTGCAAAATGGAAGGAAACAAACTAGGGAAAAGTCGCAGTTGAGGCTGTAAATGTCACAAGTTGAAGTTCGTAAGCCAA
This genomic stretch from Sceloporus undulatus isolate JIND9_A2432 ecotype Alabama chromosome 8, SceUnd_v1.1, whole genome shotgun sequence harbors:
- the LOC121914510 gene encoding testis-expressed protein 47-like isoform X2, producing MATMLANIVTRSTLLSALEEKRRHQMKKYLLHRLFLVAMSREETQEGEIIAYHEQLFQRIYKFHLGEPASGVLIIYSNCILHIIEASSGTIYQILKDLATFETQGSAALLRDVKLLVMSHNIPTRLFSQWYSTKVDAPVSLEDVTQSQTTEEVITECLTLSLKLGVYLATVKVGNKGLTDCLHSVVPELLIPTEVIRCLCRAKECLSPTEFLQMYSKPLQISMDSEKVWPTPTHMLT
- the LOC121914510 gene encoding testis-expressed protein 47-like isoform X1, whose protein sequence is MGNTMVWTVLTPMVSCISLPCSSPKTGAHGLLIGPSDIFFPMQKYLLHRLFLVAMSREETQEGEIIAYHEQLFQRIYKFHLGEPASGVLIIYSNCILHIIEASSGTIYQILKDLATFETQGSAALLRDVKLLVMSHNIPTRLFSQWYSTKVDAPVSLEDVTQSQTTEEVITECLTLSLKLGVYLATVKVGNKGLTDCLHSVVPELLIPTEVIRCLCRAKECLSPTEFLQMYSKPLQISMDSEKVWPTPTHMLT
- the LOC121914510 gene encoding testis-expressed protein 47-like isoform X3; amino-acid sequence: MSREETQEGEIIAYHEQLFQRIYKFHLGEPASGVLIIYSNCILHIIEASSGTIYQILKDLATFETQGSAALLRDVKLLVMSHNIPTRLFSQWYSTKVDAPVSLEDVTQSQTTEEVITECLTLSLKLGVYLATVKVGNKGLTDCLHSVVPELLIPTEVIRCLCRAKECLSPTEFLQMYSKPLQISMDSEKVWPTPTHMLT